A section of the Candidatus Thioglobus autotrophicus genome encodes:
- a CDS encoding FKBP-type peptidyl-prolyl cis-trans isomerase: MSDFIEESKYVELIYKVVDQKTGNVFSNIEYPVGYVHGANDVLGKEVLAELEGREQGDIIEINIDVEKLYGPRDESLVFIDKIENVPQEYRKMGTKVVMENKDGQPKDFLVTKVDDKTVTIDGNNPLCGRDVKFVLEITLVRDATIEEMEAGGTTDSEPSLEEILQQN; the protein is encoded by the coding sequence AGAGTCAAAATATGTTGAACTGATCTACAAAGTTGTTGATCAGAAAACAGGCAATGTGTTTTCTAATATCGAATATCCTGTTGGCTATGTACATGGTGCAAACGATGTACTGGGCAAGGAAGTCTTAGCCGAACTTGAGGGTCGTGAGCAAGGGGATATTATTGAGATTAATATTGATGTTGAGAAGCTTTATGGCCCTCGCGACGAGTCTTTGGTGTTCATTGATAAAATCGAAAACGTACCGCAAGAATACCGCAAAATGGGCACCAAAGTGGTAATGGAAAATAAAGATGGACAACCTAAAGATTTTTTAGTTACCAAAGTGGACGATAAAACCGTCACTATCGATGGCAACAACCCACTCTGTGGCAGAGACGTTAAATTTGTTTTGGAGATCACTTTAGTAAGAGATGCAACCATTGAAGAAATGGAAGCGGGTGGCACAACAGATAGTGAGCCAAGCCTAGAAGAAATATTACAGCAGAATTGA